One Deinococcus psychrotolerans genomic window, GCTCCTGGGGTCGGCTCAGCGCCGCGTTGGCCGCCGCCGAGGTGCGGATGCCGCTTTGCTGGGCGGCCTGCTCCATTAGCAGCGCCGCGCCGTTGAGTGGCAAGGCCGGGTGTGGGTAAGGCCGCTGACGGGGCGGCCCCCAGGGGTACTCGCTGGGGCCGGACACGCCCAGGAACTGCTCGACCTCGTCGTAATACGGTTCCAAGTCGGCGTAGCTCAGCGGCCAGTCCACGCCCTGACCAAATTCCTTAAGCAGCTCAAAGTCGTCGGGCTGGGCGCGGGGAGTGTAAGCAGTGTAGTGCAGGGTGCTGCCGCCGACTCCGCGCCCGGAGTTGTTGCGCCCGAAGCCCACCGGGTCTTTGCCCGCCGACAGCCGCTCGTCCATCCAAAACAGCCCGGCCTGCGCCACTTCGTCGGTGGGCATCTCGGCGGGGCGGTGGCGCACGCCCGCTTCGAGGGCCAGCACCCGCAGCCCAGCGGCGGCCAGGCGGGCCAGCAGCGGCGCTCCGCCCGCTCCGGTGCCGATCACCAGCACGTCCAGCTCAGGATTATTGGTCATTTCCGGACTCCCCGTAAGCGATCTCCCGCGCTTCCAATTCATTCGGCCCTACCCTCGGCCAGCCCGGCGCGTCCATAAATCCGGCGTAGCCAAAGCGGTACTGGGTCAAGGGGTGGGCCATAAAACCTTCGGTCAGCTCGGCCAGAAGGTCTTCAAACGGGTGCGGCTGACTGGCTTGCAACTCGTGAATGGCGGCGTCCTGCTCGTCACCGGAGAGCGTTTCAAAGTTGCTTGGCAAGGCCGCCAGCAGCCCCTGATACGCCGGGCCGTCAGCGGGGGTGTCGGCGTAGCGCCAGCCGTCCGATAAGTTTTGGTGGAGACGCTGGTCGATTAGGCCGCTCAAGTCCATCTCGGCGGGGTCGTGCGGCACCAGTCGGACGGCCACCGCTCGCAGCCGAGCGAACTCTGTTTCGCTCAGAAATTGCCGCTCATAGCGGGCGTCCAGCCGCTCCAGCAGGGTGGCGCGGGTCGGAGCTGTTACGGCTGGCCCGTTGAGGGCGGCGATCACGGCGGCGCGTTCTTGGGCGCTCATGGCTGGCCCGCTTTCGGGTTCTGGACGAGTGGAAACGGAATCAAGGCTTTCATCCGCTTCAACGTGTCAAACCTTGCAGCGGCGCTTGGTAATCTTGGCTGCTATCGGGTGCTGACCTGGCCTTCCACGCTCAAACCAACATATGAGCAGTCATTCAGGTATACTGAGACATGACCCGTCCTCCTTCCTTGCCTTCCGTCTCCGAGGCTTCTAGCCTGACCTACTTCGTGGAGGGCATGGACTGCGCCAGTTGCGTGCAAAAAGTCGAGCGGGTGGTGGGGCGTTTGCCCGGCACCGGGGAAGTCAAGACCAGTTTCACCAAGCAGACCCTGATCCTTGAACTTGACGAAGCCCAGACTCCGCGCCAGACCCTGGAAACCCATTTGCGTTCACTCGGCTACACGCCGACGCTGCGGGCTGCTCCCGTTCAACCCAAAAGCCCCGAGCATGGTCATGCGGGCCACGACCACGACTCGCATGACCATGCTCGACAGGATCACGCGGGCCACACCCATGAAGTCCTGCCGCCCAACACCCTCTGGTACAAAGGCACTCAGGGCAAATTGGTGCTGACCTCGGGTGTGCTGCTGGCGCTGGCGTGGGTGTTCGGCTTCGTGGCTCCTCAGCTCGCCCTCTACGGCTACGTGGCCGCCACCTTACTGGGCGTCTGGCCACTGGCCAAAAGTGCGGTGGCGAGTGCCCGGTTGGGCGACTTTTTCAGCATCAACTTGCTGGTGTCACTCGCGGCCATCGGTGCGGTGCTGATCGGGCAAGCGGCGGAGGGCGCGGTGGTGGTGTTCTTCTTCGCGGTGGGCGAACTCCTCGAAGGTGTGGCGGCGGGCCGGGCGCGGGCGGGCATTCAGGCGCTCTCGGCCCTGACGCCCAAGACAGCGCTCCTGATGGACGGCAACGAGATGCGCGAAGTGCCCGCCGACACCCTGGAAGTCGGGCAAATGGTGCAGGTGCGCCCCGGCAGCCGGGTGCCCGCCGACGGCAGCATCACGGCGGGTCAATCGAGCTTAGATGACAGCCCCGTAACCGGCGAGAGTATGCCGGTGGACAAAAACGTGGGCGACGCGGTGTTCGCAGGCAGCATCAACGGCAGCGGTGTATTGACCGTCAAGGTCGACAAGGCCGCCGCCGACAACACCATCGCCCGCATCATTCACCTGGTCGAGGAAGCTGAGGGCAGCAAGGCTCCCACCGCCCGCTTCATCGACCGCTTCAGCCGCCTCTACACACCGGGCGTGGTGCTGGTGTCGGCGCTGGTGGCGCTTATTCCGCCGCTGCTGCTGGGGGCCGAGTGGCATCTGTGGCTTTACAAGAGCATCACCTTGCTGCTGATCGGTTGCCCCTGCGCTTTGGTGCTGAGCGTGCCCGCCGCGATTACCAGCGCCGTGAGCGCGGGCACCCGGCGCGGACTGCTGATCAAGGGCGGCGCGGCGCTGGAAACCATCGGCAGTGTCAAAACGGTGGCCTTCGACAAAACCGGCACCCTGACGGCGGGCCAGCCGCGCGTCACCGACGTGCTGGGCGCGGCCTTGTCAGAGTCGGAAGTGCTGCGCCTCGCCGCCGCCGTGGAAGCTGGAAGCTCGCATCCGCTGGCGCAGGCCATCAGCGGCGCGGCCAAGTCGGCGGGCCTGAGTGTGCCTGCTGCTGAAGCCGCCGCCGCCCTCGCCGGAAAAGGCGTGACGGCCACCGTGGAAGGCCGCCCCCTGTTTGTCAGCTCGCCCAAGCATGTCGCCAGCACCTTAAACCTCGCGCCAGATCTTCAGCAACGCCTCACGGCCTTTGAAGAAGCCGGGAAAACCGTGGTGGTGCTGCACAGTTCGGATCAGGTGCTGGGTGTGGTGGCTATTCGCGACGAAGCCAGACCCGACGCGGCGCAGGCGATTGCCCGCCTCAAAGCGATGGGTGTCAAGACTGTGATGTTGACCGGCGACAATGCCCGCACCGGCAAAGCCATTGCCGCTCAGTTGGGCCTGGACGTGCGGGCCGAACTGCTTCCCGAAGACAAGCTGCGCTTAATTGGCGAGCTGCGCCAAGACGGCGATGTGGCGATGGTCGGTGACGGCATCAACGACGCTCCGGCGCTTGCCAAAGCTGATGTCGGCATTGCCATGGGAGGCGGCACCGACGTGGCCCTCGAAGCTGCCGACGCCGCCTTGCTGCGTGGACGGGTTTCGGGCGTGGCCGATCTGGTGCAGCTTTCGCGCGACACCATGACCAACATCCGCTGGAATATCGGCTTTGCGCTGGGTCTCAAAGCCATTTTCCTGGTCACCACTCTGCTCGGCTACACCAATCTGTGGATGGCGATTCTGGCCGACACTGGGGCCACTGCCATCGTGACTGCCAACGCCCTGCGTTTGCTGGGTTGGCGAGGCAAAGAGGACGCGGCGACTGTGCCCGTCAGCGGCCCAGCTTTACACAGCGGGGCTTGATAAAAGTTCAGGTTCGGTTTGGCTCCTGAGCTTTTGAAGCAGAATTCAAAACGCTCCCTTCAAAGTTTTCCCAGTTCCTTGATAACCTCCTTCCATCCTCTGCGCTTGACCAACTGCCCTGTCCGCCGCGCCGCCTCCACATAAGCGGCGGCCAGCCGAGTGGGGTTGCGGCCCAGCAGTTCTTCACTCAGCGCGTCACTGCTCAAGCGGCTCAGTCCGGTCGGCCCCTGCGGGTCGCTCGCCGCCTCGCCGCTGAACGTGCGGGCCAGCCCCTCGGCCAGCCAGCGCGGGATTCCGGCAGGCTGAGCGGTGTGAAACGCTTCGTGGCGAATGGTCAGGGGCAGCCGTCCGCTGAGCGCCAAAGCGGTGAGCCGCTGGGTAGAGATGACTGCGCCCTGTGTGCTGGCGGCAATGTTGGCCGGTTCGGCGGTGCGCCGGGCAAAATCTGCCGCGCTGCTGGCTGCCTCAATTCGCACCTGAGTGGGCGGTGGCAGCCCGAGGGCCTTCAAGTCTCTGGCTGCCGCGTCCCAAGCCTTAAAAACTGTGCCGAGTTGCAGGCGGTCACGCGGGTCGCTGTAACTGACGCTCAGGCCGCCGTGCTGTACCTGAAAGGCCTGAGCGGTGGGGGAGAGCAGCAGAGCGAAGAGAAGCGTCTGGATAAGCCTATTTGGTTTGGACGACGCTTTGACCCACCCCCTCCTCACTCCCCCCGGTCTCTTACCGTGAACGTCGCTGCCGAGCCGTAGCCTTCCACGTCGGAGTCGTACATCAAGAAAGCGTGGGTGGGCAGGGCGGTGAAGGTGCCGGGCGTCTGGGCACGCAGCACATAAGTCATGGTCTGCTTGCCCGACAAGTAATCGGCATAGAGGTCTACCCGGTCATCGAGAAGGTCGCGTCCGGCGTACCAGTAATTCCAATCTTCCCAGTTGTATTCGTCAGGGTCTTTGAGGCCGGCAATCGCGAGGCTGCGTTCGTCTTGGGCTTTCATGCCTGCCGGAATCGGATCGCTGATGAGCAGATAGCGGGCGCTTTGCTGCGACGGCTTAACCGTCAGCGTCACCAGAATCAGGTCGCCCACCGTGACGGGTTGCATCTGTCCGCCCTTTAGGAGTGGCGTGCGCTGATAGGTGTAGCGCTTGCCTTTCTCGTCCCAGATGGGGGTGAGTTTTTGGTATTCGCGGCGAAGCTCAAAGCCTTTGCTGGCGTCGGCGTGGAGTTCGGCGGGTTCGCGGCTGAAACTCAGTTGACTGCTGAAGGTCAGGCCCGCCGGAGCGCCCTGCATCGTGACGGTGTGTGGCCCGGCTTTGAGGCCGCCGGTGTTCAGTTTCAAGGTGGCCGCCTCGGTGCCGCTGAGCGTGGCGCTTCCGGCACTGAGGCCGTCCAACGTCACTTTGACTTCGCTGCTGACGGGTGCGGGCGGCTTCAGAGCGAGCGCGGCGATAATCACGCTGGTGGTGTCTTGGGTGCTGAGCCACTTGGGGCCGCGCCGGTTGCTGAGCAGCCACTGGGAGATATTAGGAATCAGCGGGCTGCCCGGTTCCAGTTGCGCCAAAGCTTCTAGGGCGGTGGCCGTGACCTGCACGCTGTTGTCATCCCAGAAGTCGTACCAGTAGGTCTTGCCGCGCTTGGGTGTTTCCCAGTGGATCAGCGAGCCGTTGTTGCTGCCGATGCGCTGCGCCTTGAGGCGGTCGAGCACGTCTTTGGCGGCCTGAGTCTGGCCCAGCTTTTGCAGCGCCAGAGCGGTTTCGGCGAGTGCGTAGGGCGCGAGGTCTTTGCGGCGAGCAAAGGTGTTGAGTCCGGCCAAGTCCAGCCGTCCAGCGTCCGCGAGGGCGCGGTAAGCGCTGGCCCGCTCGGCTTGCCGCGCTTTGGGGTTGCTGGCATTCTTAGTGAGGTACTTCAGGCCATTGTCCAGCATGGTGTTGTCCACTGCCGCGCCGAGTTGCTTGGCCCGCAGGAGGCCCTCCACCACGTAAGCGCTCATCTCCAGTGTGCTGTCGTCCCACTGCCAGAAGTTCCAGCCGCCGTCTTCATGCTGGAAGAGTTGCAACCTTGCCAAGCCGCTGCTGACGATATCCGGCAGGTTCTTGGTCACACTCTGCGGCAGAGCGGCGCTGCCCAGATTTTGCTTGGCCAGCAGCGCGGGCAAAAAGCGGCTCATGGTCTGCTCGGTGCAGCCGTAGGGATAGCCCACCAGATATTCCAGTGCGGGCGACACCGCCGAGAGCAGCGAGGGCGTCAGGCTCAGGCTCAGATCGAGCGTGCTGAGGTTGGTGTCCACCGGAATGTTGAGCGTCACGCTGGGCTTAGAGGCGCTGCCCACCGCTGTCTGGCTGACCTCGTAACCGCGAGCTTTGATCGGCAGCGGTAATTTCAATGCGTCATTGCCGGAACCTGTCCGGGCCGTGAAGGTCACGTCCGCCGTGCCGACATTGCCCGCCCGCACCTGCATGTCGCTGCGAGTACGCCCGTTGGCCGCCACGTTGATGGCCGCGCCAGCTGGGGTCAGCGCCGCGCCGCCGAGCGGGGTCAGTCCATTCAAAACAGCGCTGACGTTGCCCATCACGGGCCTGCCCAGCGTGTTGTTGACGATTCCCGAAAGGGTCACCGTGTCGCCGCGCACCAAAAAGGTTGGCAGAGTCAAGCGGGCGATCACGTCTTTGGTGGTCATGGTGCTGGCGGTCGCCTGCCCGAAGCGCGGAAGCTGGGTCTGGGCGCGGGCGGTGGCGATCCAGGTGGTCAAGTTGTCGGGGAATTTCACGTCCACTTCAGCGTGGCCCTGCGCGTCGGTGATGAGGTTGGGCAGCCACAAAATCGTGTCTTTGAAATCCTGGCGCGGCGTCACGCTGTCGGCGGTGCTGGCGTCGGCGGCGCGGGCCTGCTTGTCCTGAGCAAAGGCGGGCTTGATGGCCATCGGTTTGGGCGCGTTCGCCGTGGTTCCCACCTGTGAAAAATAAAAATTGAGACTGGAATTGGTGCCCACCGCGTTGTCGCGCAGGGCGTCAAAAACCTGAGCAATCGGGGTGGCGTTGTCGGGCTGCACCAGATAAATCGCCTGATCCACTACGCCCAGCGCCAGATTAGCCGCCACGCCTTTGCCACCCGCGTCCTTCACGTCCACGCTGAGCTTGCCGGTGTCGCCGGGGGCGTAGCGGGCTTTGGCAGGCGTGACTTTCACCGTCAGCGCCGACCCCACACGCGGAACTTTGACGTGGGCGTCGTTGCTATACAGTTGCCCGTCACCCAGTGCCGCCGCTGCCACGTAGATGTTGGGGGCCATGTCCGCCGTGACCGGAAACGAGTAGGTCAGCACCGCGCCTGTGCCGCGCAGCACCGTGGAGCTTCTGAGTTTGTCGCCTTCCAGCGTCACCAGAACGGGCGCACCTGGCTTCGGATTGCCCACCAATACGGTGGCGGTGTCGCCCGGCGCGTAGCTCTTTTTGTCCAGCCTCACCGAGAGGTCGCGGTAGTTCCAGCCGTAATCCTCGCCGGGTTTGAGTACCCATACGAAGTTCTCGAAAGTGCTGACGCGCCCCTGTGAGTCGGTGACGCTGGCCCGCAGCAAGTAGCCGCCGCCGCGCGGGGCACTCAGGGTGGTGGCCGCTCTGCCGTCTGCGCCAGTCTGCACCTGGCTGCGCGAGAGCCGTTTTTCAGAGAGCACCCAGGTCTTTTTCTTCTTGTCGTAGTCGTAACTCTGCCGCACCAGATCCAACGTGACCGGCGCGGCGCGGCCCACGTCTTTCAGGTCGCGGGTATCGAGCGAAATGCCAATCGGCTTGTTGACACCGTACACATAGCCGTCGGTGTCGGCTTCCACGTTCAAGCTGGCCGGAAAAGCGATCACGCGGGTCTGGGCGCTGACGGTGCGGCGCGATTCGTCTTCCACCTCGGCTTCGATGCGGTAGCTGACCGGGTTGCCGCTCGCGTCTTTTTCCAGTGGTAAGGTCAAATCCAAATCACCGTTGGCGTTGAGCCGCGTTTGATCCTGAATCACCAAGTCCGAGCCGTAATCCGTGCCTTCGCTGTCGGGCGACAGATACTCGCTGTCAAAGCCGGGCGGATAATAAGGAGCGCGGGTCACGTTGTAATTGACAATCGCTCCGCTGACATTGCCCCCGAACAGGTAACGGGCCGAGATGCGGACATTGACCTTGTCGCCCTGCACCGCCCTTTTGCGGTCGGCTTGGATGGTCACGGCGTATTCGGGCTTCTGGTAGGCTTCCACCTGAAAACTGCCGCTGATGTCGGTCTGGTCGTCGTCGGTTCCTTCGGGTGACAGGGAAAAATAATACTCGCCCAGCTTGGCTCCGGCAGGCAAATCCAGTCCGGCATTCAGCGAACCGAAGGCGTCGGTCATCAGGGTTTTTCTGAACACCTCGTCGTCGTTGGGCGACTTGACCACGACCCGCACCGAAGTACCCGCCAGTGCTTTAAGGCTCCCGGCCTGCCGCAGCACCGCCTTGAAATCCACGTGCTGGCCGGGGCGGTAGACGGGCCGGTCGGTGTAGACGTAGCCGCGCACCAGCGGAGCGGCGTAGCTGTTCCAGTTCGCGCCGCTGATGGCCCAGTCGTTGCCGATATGGGCGAGGTAGGTCTCCTTGTCGCTGTTGGCGTCGGCCTTGCGCGTCAAGCGGGCCACGCCGTCCACGCTGGCCTGCACGCTCTGTTTGCTGCCGAGCAAATTGATCTGGGCTGCCCGCGTCTGGCCGCTTTCCCGGTCAGCGGTATAAATCAAGACTTGGTTCTGGTCGCGCTTGACGACCAAGCCCAGATTGCTGACCACCACCACGGCGGCGAGGTTGCCGGTGCCTACCGTGTAAACGCCGCTGGGCAGTGTGCCGAGGTTGAGCGAATCGTCTCTGCGCCGCAAGGTCACGCTGCGAATCGGCGCGGACTGCTGCGAAGCGCTGAGCTTGGGCTGGTGCGGGTCGGGCGAGGCGGCAAACAAGCTGGCCGGGTCAAGTACCCGCCGCACAGTGAAGACCGTTCCAGCAGGCGCGTAGACTTCCACCTTGACAGCCTGGCCCCCCTGAAAGACGCCGCCGTAAATCGATACGTTGCGCTGTGCGGGCGCTAGACCCGCCACCAGAGCCGTGGAGAGGAGAACACCGGTGAGCCATTTGCGCTGTACCTGTCTGCCTTGCATGCTTGCCCCTTTGAGCGGTGTGAAGTGCTTTTTCTCAGTGTAAGCCAAGCGTGTCTTGCGCCGCATTCTTAAGCAAGTCTTTATCTCATATCTTTATTTCAGAGGGCGTGAGAATCCGCTTGCTGCGTCAATTCAAAATCTTCCAGCGGTATACACCCAGAAAGTTGGGGTTGCTGCTGGCTGGATGAAAAGCCCGCTCGGCATATCTCAGCAAGCTCTGCACGGTCAGTAGCCGCACCTCGCCGCCTTCGGCTGGGCTGGCCCCGGTGTGGTAGACGACGTTGCCGCCGCCCAAGTAGACCATGCTGTGATACGAGCGCAAGTCGGGCCGAATAAAAATCAGCAGGTCGCCGCGTTTGGCCGCCGCCATCTCCCGCGAAACCCTGACCATCGAGTAGTTGGCGAGGTACTGCACTCCCGTGCGGCCGACCAATTTGCCCGCTTCGATGTCGCCCACCTGATAAGCCCCGCCCGCTGTGCGGAACACCGAGCGGCTGATGATCGGCAGAGGGTATCCGAAAGCCTGCACGTCGCCCGATTGGGGACGCGGCAGAAACTTGAATTTGGAGCGCCATACAGCGTCATGTGGCATCAGGGCATTGATGAAAGCGTAGCGCAGCAGCCCGCCGCAGTCGCGGTCAGCGGGCAGCCAGTCTTTGTTCATGCCGTAATACTGGCTCTGGGCAATGGACGCAAACCAATCGGCGAAGCGCTCACGGTCTTGGCCCACCAATTCGGCGGCGTCGGGATAGCCGTCGCGGTCAGAGTCGGCTACGCTGCTCACGGAAAGCGGCGTCGTGCCGGTAGAAATGGGATCGGCAGCACTGACCCCGCCGCCCAAACCGAGCAGTACACCGAGGCAACACACCGGCCAAAGTTGGCTCCTCAGACGCTGAATCACCCGGCTATTATGCCTTTTCGCGCGGCCAGCGGCCGCTATCTGCTTTTGCGAGGCAGCGCAGTGGTGAAGACGTCTCGATTAGAATATATACACTCACGCCTATAACTCTCATGGTTCTACCCCGTAAAACTTTCTAACTCACCACCCACCGTACCCGCTTTTTCCTTTTATTTCGCCACAAACTGATAGACCGTCCCTGACACATAATCGGCCAAATATAATTCGCCTGCCTCGCTTTCCCCAAAAGTCGAGATGCTCAGTTCGGTGTCCAGCATTTTGTTGGTCTTCCACTTTGCGCTGCTCGGCACGGCAGCCCAGATGGTGCCGCTGCCAAAATCGCCATAAATATATTGCCCACGCAGGGCTGGTAAACCTTGGCCCCGGTAGACATAACCGCCTGTTACCGAGTTGCCTTGGGTGTGGTCATAACTCAAGATGGGGTCTTGTAACTTCGTTTTGGCTGAGTTGCAGTTGGAAGCGGGTTCATAACAAGCGGCAGCTTCTTTCAAACGCCAGCCGTAATTCTCACCGCCCGCGCTGCCTTTTGGAAGCAAGTTGATTTCTTCGTATTTATTTTGGCCCACATCGGCGATCAGTAATCCGGCCGAGCTGAAGCTGAAGCGCCAAGGATTGCGCAGCCCGTAAGCAAAAATCTCTCCGCGTGCCCCAGCTGTGTTGATAAATGGATTGTCTTTAGGCACGGTGTAGCTCCCACTGCGCACGTCGAGCCGCAAGAGTTTGCCGAGTAGACTGCCCAGATTCTGGGCATTGTTTTGTGGATCGCCACCGCTGCCGCCGTCGCCCATGCCAACGTAGAGAAAGCCGTCTGGCCCAAAGGCGAGCTGCCCGCCGTTGTGGTTACTGTACGGCTGCTTGATGGTGAGCAGTACTTTGGCTGAGGCGGGATTCACTTTGCCACCCACGGCGGTATACCGCGCAATAACAGTGTCGCCGTTGAGGTTGGTGTAGTCCACGAAAAGTCTGCCGTTCTGACTGAATTTGGGATCGAAAGCCAGTCCCAGTAAGCCGCGCTCACCGCCTGCACGGGTCAAGCTGCGTACATCTAAAAAGGGTTGCGCTTCGACTCGAGTGCCGCGCAGCACCTTCACCAGTCCACCTTGTTCGACCACGAACAGCCGCCCTGAACCGTCCGCAGCGTTGGTGATACTGGTGGGGCGCTCAAATCCGCTGCCGACTTTGAGAAGTTGTACTTGATTACCGCTCTGAGCTAAAGCTGGCGCGATAGCGAGTGCGGCGACCAGAAGACAGCCACGCTGCCAGTACGAGGTTCGTTTATTCATCTCGTCCAGCTTGACAGCTTGGGGATTGAATGTCGGTTTAGGGAAATACTTTCGTCTGTGCTTTCTGCGACGTTTGATAAGTGTTATTATCAAAAACGATGAGCGACCCTGATCTCTGGCTTGAACTTCAAGCGGATCGGCCTTCTGCATCTCTCAGTCTGGTGTTATCGGAAACTGAGCCGCTGAGTCAAGCCCGGTTGTGGCTGGAGCCGGAGCAACGTCGCCGCGACGCGGTGCGGGCTGCCCGTGACCGTGATCTGGTGAACCTGTGGTCACTGACGGTGGCCCACCACACTTTGCACAGCAGCCAAGGCAGTCGTCACACCCTGCGAACTTACCGCAATGGTCTGCGGTTCTGGCTACTGTTTACTGAGCGGCATGCGGTGGGGTTGCTGCGCCCCAAAGCTGATCAAGGCTCATTGTTTGCCCGCGAGTTGGAGGCGGGGTTGCTGGTGCTTGAGCGGAAGCGTAAAACTAGAGTGGATGCTAAGTTGGCAACCAGCCGCGCCACGCCAGCGTCCGGGCCGCGTCCACTGTCTACGTCATCGGTCAATGTGTATTTAGCCGGAGCGCGGGCTCTATACCGGGCGCTGCGCTGGGCGGATGCCACGGACGCTGACCCTTTCCGTGACGTGAAGGTCAAGGCCGATCAGGTGGCCCGCTGGGATAAACGCTTTCCGTACCCGCAACCTGCTATCGAAGCGCTGCTGCAAACTGGTGATGCCCGCCACCGTGTGACCGTTCTCCTCGGTGCACATGCTGGACTGCGGGCTTCAGAGATGGTCAAGCTCAAATGGAGTGACGTAGAACTTGAAGCCAGTCGCTTACAGGTGCTGGGCAAGGGCAACAAGCGGCGTTGGGTCAGTCTTTCGGCTTCACTCAAGCGGGCTCTGCTGGAGCGGCGAACCGAATCGGCTGACCTTCTTGTTGTCGGCGGCACACCTGAAGCGGCTCGTTTGCGTCTGCGCCGCGTTTGTCTGCAGACGAATGTTCCTTTCTTGTCACTCCATGCTTTGCGTCACAGCGCGGGTACCCGCCTCGTGAAATCGGGCCGCTCACTCCAAGATGTGGCCCGCCATCTGGGCCACGCTTCGGTGGCGACGGCGGAGATTTATGCGAAATGGGCGGATGAGGGGCTTAAGAATGAGTTGGAAAACTGGTGAGAGGGGAGTGTACTCAGACTATTGAATACTATTATATATATTCTTTAGCGCCCACTCTCAGCATTTAAGACTCCGTGAAGCGCTGCTAGTTGGACGGTGTTCTCAGAAGCGCCACAGTGCAGGTGGACAAAGCTATCGAGGAGGAACGAACCATGCAACTGCTCGGCGTGATTGAAGGCTTTTATGGCCGCCCCTGGACGGCGTTTCAGCGCTCTCGGCTGCTCGGCTGGATGCAGGGCTGGGGCATGAACACGTATCTCTACGCGCCCAAAGATGATCTGTACCACCGCGCCCGCTGGCGTGAAGCGTACCCCGAAGCCGAGCGGCTTTCGCTGGGTGAACTGGTCGAGGCGGCCCAGCAGCGCGGCGTGGACTTTGTCTACGCGCTGGCTCCGGGCCTTGACCTCAACTGGCAAGATGAAGCGGATCGGGCCGCCCTACTGGAAAAAGTGGACTCTGTGGTTGCTCTGGGTGTGCGCGACTTTGCTCTGCTGTTTGACGACATTCCCAACCAAGCCGATAGGGCCGCGCAGGCCGCCGAGCAGGTGGACATCACGCACACGCTGCGCCGGCACTTGCGGGCGCAGGGAATAGACGGCCTGCTCTTGTTTTGCCCCACCGAATACTGCGGCGAGATGGCCCAGCCCTCGGTGGCCGAGTCGCCGTATCTGCGCGGGGTGGCCCGCTTAGACAGCGGCACCGAAGTGCTGTGGACGGGGCCGCTGATCGTCTCACCGCAGATCAGCGCCGAGTCGGTGCGTGAAGTGGCGCAAGTGTTGGGGCGCAAGCCGCTGATTTGGGATAATTTGCACGTCAGCGATTACACCATTCACCGCCTGCACTTGGGGCCCTACGGCGGCAGACCGCTGGAACTGCGCGGCGAAGTCTCGGGCATTTTGTCAAATCCGAATACCCCCTTCGAGCCGAATTTTGCGGGCCTGCACAGTTTGGCCGATTACGCGGCGGGCGACGTGGAGTGGAACGCTGAAGAATCGGGCGAGCGGGCACTGAAGGCTTGGCTGCCGGAATTTGGCCCTGGTGCCGAGCTGAGCGACCTGCACCTCTTGGCCGACACCCTCTTTTTGCCGCACCGCTTGGGGCCGCGTGCGGAAGCACTGCTCAGAGCCGCCGAGCAACTGGCACTCGATTCAGGCCAAGCCGACGCTTTGGCCCAATTGCAAGCTGGGCGGGCCGCTTACCACCGCTTGCTCAGCGCTCTAGAGAAAGGCAGTAACCGCGAGCTGCTGTTTGATTTGCACCCCTACTTGGTGGATCTCAACGAAGAACTTACCCGCTTGATTCGGGACGCCGCCGCAGAC contains:
- a CDS encoding DUF1175 family protein, which translates into the protein MIQRLRSQLWPVCCLGVLLGLGGGVSAADPISTGTTPLSVSSVADSDRDGYPDAAELVGQDRERFADWFASIAQSQYYGMNKDWLPADRDCGGLLRYAFINALMPHDAVWRSKFKFLPRPQSGDVQAFGYPLPIISRSVFRTAGGAYQVGDIEAGKLVGRTGVQYLANYSMVRVSREMAAAKRGDLLIFIRPDLRSYHSMVYLGGGNVVYHTGASPAEGGEVRLLTVQSLLRYAERAFHPASSNPNFLGVYRWKILN
- a CDS encoding PQQ-dependent sugar dehydrogenase — its product is MNKRTSYWQRGCLLVAALAIAPALAQSGNQVQLLKVGSGFERPTSITNAADGSGRLFVVEQGGLVKVLRGTRVEAQPFLDVRSLTRAGGERGLLGLAFDPKFSQNGRLFVDYTNLNGDTVIARYTAVGGKVNPASAKVLLTIKQPYSNHNGGQLAFGPDGFLYVGMGDGGSGGDPQNNAQNLGSLLGKLLRLDVRSGSYTVPKDNPFINTAGARGEIFAYGLRNPWRFSFSSAGLLIADVGQNKYEEINLLPKGSAGGENYGWRLKEAAACYEPASNCNSAKTKLQDPILSYDHTQGNSVTGGYVYRGQGLPALRGQYIYGDFGSGTIWAAVPSSAKWKTNKMLDTELSISTFGESEAGELYLADYVSGTVYQFVAK
- a CDS encoding tyrosine-type recombinase/integrase, yielding MSDPDLWLELQADRPSASLSLVLSETEPLSQARLWLEPEQRRRDAVRAARDRDLVNLWSLTVAHHTLHSSQGSRHTLRTYRNGLRFWLLFTERHAVGLLRPKADQGSLFARELEAGLLVLERKRKTRVDAKLATSRATPASGPRPLSTSSVNVYLAGARALYRALRWADATDADPFRDVKVKADQVARWDKRFPYPQPAIEALLQTGDARHRVTVLLGAHAGLRASEMVKLKWSDVELEASRLQVLGKGNKRRWVSLSASLKRALLERRTESADLLVVGGTPEAARLRLRRVCLQTNVPFLSLHALRHSAGTRLVKSGRSLQDVARHLGHASVATAEIYAKWADEGLKNELENW
- a CDS encoding beta-N-acetylglucosaminidase domain-containing protein produces the protein MQLLGVIEGFYGRPWTAFQRSRLLGWMQGWGMNTYLYAPKDDLYHRARWREAYPEAERLSLGELVEAAQQRGVDFVYALAPGLDLNWQDEADRAALLEKVDSVVALGVRDFALLFDDIPNQADRAAQAAEQVDITHTLRRHLRAQGIDGLLLFCPTEYCGEMAQPSVAESPYLRGVARLDSGTEVLWTGPLIVSPQISAESVREVAQVLGRKPLIWDNLHVSDYTIHRLHLGPYGGRPLELRGEVSGILSNPNTPFEPNFAGLHSLADYAAGDVEWNAEESGERALKAWLPEFGPGAELSDLHLLADTLFLPHRLGPRAEALLRAAEQLALDSGQADALAQLQAGRAAYHRLLSALEKGSNRELLFDLHPYLVDLNEELTRLIRDAAADNTASARPYRGGLADKLLELGRGRELS